A single genomic interval of Helianthus annuus cultivar XRQ/B chromosome 6, HanXRQr2.0-SUNRISE, whole genome shotgun sequence harbors:
- the LOC110944740 gene encoding uncharacterized protein LOC110944740 — protein sequence MVYGEQRNYDMNSNTYHPGLRNHPNFRYSNTNQLNPHFQVPNQGSQPYQNRQSNYNQNYPQGNYNKGNQRSYQQQQEQGKANTSNEEVSNREIMEMLKQMKKDQEVQAKSHQALEKQVAQLATEMAQGRKVSSRLPSDTMKNPQHQGSSSNARINQVNILRSGKVYDNQVGTPPQLVEGVVEEVDEENESDAEPGPISPKKNKKENLENNRVIDTEPGDKKEKGMEGNTVPFPKALINPETKVVNKRGPQQDEMWEVFKQVKINLPLLDAIKQVPAYAKYLKELCTQKRHNKFPKKIALTEKVSAVLSGDLPPKLRDPGAPLIPIQVGEFKMSRALLDLGASVSILPGSLYDQYDFGPLKQADTTVVLADLTLKLPRGILRDVIVKVDEFYYPVDFLVLDYVQIENTKQPNVILGRPFLATANALIDCRNGTVDITFGNRKVRLNAFACASDSLVNDECFMADIIDGCYPHESGECTIETCFVCDRDLAEIEVELEYAEEELEVMAVKELKPTWTHQVENLPDHIDTQLKPSLESPPQVELKILPKHLKYAFVGDNNTLLVIIASNLSPEQEKALMEVLIANRAAIGWTIADLKGISPSIVMHKIITEEGAKPA from the coding sequence ATGGTTTATGGAGAGCAAAGGAATTATGATATGAATTCAAACACATATCATCCAGGTTTGCGTAATCATCCAAACTTTCGGTACAGTAATACTAATCAATTGAATCCTCATTTTCAGGTACCGAATCAAGGAAGCCAGCCGTATCAGAACCGTCAATCGAATTATAATCAGAATTACCCTCAAGGAAATTACAACAAGGGCAACCAAAGAAGTTATCAGCAACAACAGGAGCAGGGCAAGGCAAATACTTCAAACGAGGAGGTTTCCAATCGGGAGATTATGGAAATGTTGAAGCAAATGAAAAAAGACCAAGAAGTGCAAGCTAAATCTCATCAAGCATTGGAAAAGCAAGTCGCCCAACTGGCGACCGAGATGGCACAAGGGAGAAAAGTTTCGAGTCGATTGCCTAGTGATACCatgaagaatccacagcatcaaGGGAGTTCGTCTAACGCCAGAATTAATCAGGTAAATATTCTTCGTTCTGGGAAAGTTTATGATAATCAGGTTGGGACTCCTCCACAGTTGGTTGAAGGTGTTGTGGAGGAAGTTGATGAGGAAAACGAGTCTGATGCGGAGCCGGGACCTATTAGccctaaaaagaataaaaaagaaaatcTCGAAAATAATAGGGTGATAGATACTGAACCGGGTGACAAAAAGGAGAAGGGTATGGAGGGTAATACCGTACCATTTCCTAAGGCTTTAATTAATCCCGAAACAAAAGTTGTTAATAAACGGGGCCCACAACAGGATGAGATGTGGGAAGTTTTTAAACAGGTGAAAATTAATCTCCCGTTATTAGACGCAATCAAGCAGGTTCCGGCATATGCAAAATATTTGAAAGAGCTTTGCACCCAAAAACGGCACAACAAATTTCCGAAAAAGATAGCTCTGACTGAAAAAGTTAGTGCCGTTTTGTCGGGTGATCTTCCACCAAAGCTCCGAGATCCAGGTGCTCCTCTAATCCCCATTCAAGTTGGTGAATTTAAGATGAGTCGAGCCTTGCTAGATTTGGGAGCAAGTGTTAGCATCTTACCAGGAAGTTTATACGATCAATACGATTTCGGACCATTGAAACAAGCcgacaccaccgtggtgttggcCGACTTGACGTTAAAACTACCCCGGGGGATCTTACGTGATGTCATTGTCAAAGTTGacgagttttattacccggttgactttttGGTTTTAGACTACGTGCAAATTGAAAATACTAAACAACCTAATGTCATACTTGGTAGACCATTTTTAGCAACCGCTAATGCACTAATCGATTGTAGAAATGGTACGGTTGACATCACGTTTGGAAATCGTAAGGTCCGATTAAATGCGTTTGCCTGTGCATCTGATTCTCTAGTCAATGATGAATGCTTCATGGCGGACATTATTGACGGGTGTTATCCTCACGAAAGTGGGGAATGCACTATAGAGACGTGTTTTGTTTGTGACAGGGATTTGGCAGAAATAGAGGTGGAATTGGAATACGCGGAAGAAGAGTTGGAGGTGATGGCTGTTAAGGAATTGAAGCCGACTTGGACACATCAAGTCGAGAATTTACCGGATCATATTGACACTCAATTGAAGCCATCACTTGAGTCACCTCCACAAGTCGAGTTGAAGATATTACCAAAGCATTTGAAGTATGCTTTTGTGGGCGACAACAACACCCTACTCGTAATTATCGCTTCCAATTTATCACCTGAACAAGAAAAAGCTTTAATGGAAGTGTTAATAGCCAACCGTGCTGCAATTGGGTGGACAATCGCTGATCTCAAGGggattagtccatccattgttaTGCATAAGATCATCACTGAGGAAGGAGCAAAACCGGCTTGA